In Pseudophryne corroboree isolate aPseCor3 chromosome 3 unlocalized genomic scaffold, aPseCor3.hap2 SUPER_3_unloc_11, whole genome shotgun sequence, a single genomic region encodes these proteins:
- the LOC134983288 gene encoding gastrula zinc finger protein XlCGF26.1-like: protein MLSPDCEIKDYDSRQDSPGDNPITSIIHPALSAGPSDPGKCSPDHSDIGASVTALTVNTEFPCSIDTTCFTQNTKLITHQAAKAGERPLICSDCGKCFTCKSQLVSHQCRHKGQKPFPCSECGKCFTEKSHLVTHQRRHTGENLLPCSECGKCFTLKSHLVTHQRNHTGEKPFPCSECGKCFTRKSQLVKHQRSHTGETPFPCSECGKCFTYKSLLVIHKRIHTGEKPYSCSECGKCFTYKSTLDAHKRSHTGTSPFPCSECGKYFAQKSQLARHQRIHTGERPFPCSDCGKCFVQKSVLVAHQRSHTGEKPFPCLECGKCFAHKSDLVSHNRSHTAEKPFPCHKCGKCFTHKSDLVSHNKSHTGEKAFSCSECGKCFARKSDLVRHQRSHTGEKPFSCSECGKCFAQKSELVRHQRSHTGERPFPCPECGKCFAHKSDLVRHQQSHTGEKPYFCSECGKCFTQKSYLVIHHRSHTGEKPFPCSECGKCFADNSALVIHHRNHTGEKPFQCSECEKCFTQKSQLVTHQRRHTGEKPF, encoded by the coding sequence atgttatccccggattgtgaaataaaagattatgacagtagacaggattctccaggagataaccccattacctcaattatacatccagctctatcagctggtccctctgatcctgggaaatgttctcctgatcactctgatattggtgcatctgttacagctctgacagtaaatacagagtttccctgttctatagataccacatgttttacacagaacacaaagcttattacccatcaggcagctaaggcaggtgagaggccactgatatgttctgactgtgggaaatgttttacctgcaaATCACAACTTGTTTCACATCAGTGCAGACACAAAGgtcagaagccatttccatgttctgagtgtgggaaatgttttacagagaaatcacatcttgttacacatcagagacgtcacacaggtgagaacctattaccatgttctgagtgtgggaaatgttttacactgaaatcacatcttgttacacatcagcgaaatcacactggtgaaaagccatttccatgttctgagtgcgggaaatgtttcacCCGGAAATCccaacttgttaaacatcagcgaagtcacacaggtgagactccatttccatgttctgagtgtgggaaatgttttacatacaaatcacttcttgtaatacataagagaatacatacaggtgagaaaccatattcctgttctgagtgtgggaaatgttttacatacaaatcaactcttgatgcacataagagaagtcacacaggtacatcaccatttccatgttctgagtgtgggaaatattttgcacagaaatcacaacttgctagacatcaaagaattcacacaggtgagaggccatttccatgttctgactgtggaaaatgttttgtacagaaatcagttcttgttgcacatcagagaagtcacacaggtgagaaaccatttccatgtcttgagtgtgggaaatgttttgcacacaaatcagatcttgttagtcataacagaagtcacacagctgagaagccatttccatgtcataagtgtgggaaatgttttacacacaaatcagatctggttagtcataacaaaagtcacacaggtgagaaggcattttcttgctctgagtgtgggaaatgttttgcccggaaatcagaccttgttagacatcagcgaagtcacacaggtgagaagccattttcttgctctgagtgtgggaaatgttttgcccagaaatcagaacttgttagacatcagcgaagtcacacaggtgagaggccatttccatgtcctgagtgtgggaaatgttttgcacacaaatcagatcttgttagacatcagcaaagtcacacaggtgagaagccatatttttgctctgagtgtgggaaatgttttacacagaaatcatatcttgttatacatcacagaagtcacacaggtgagaagccatttccatgttctgagtgtgggaaatgttttgcagacaactCAGCTCTCGTTATACAtcacagaaatcacacaggtgagaagccatttcaatgttctgagtgtgagaaatgttttacacagaaatcacaacttgttacacaccagagaagacacacaggtgagaagccattttaa